Proteins found in one Poecilia reticulata strain Guanapo unplaced genomic scaffold, Guppy_female_1.0+MT scaffold_125, whole genome shotgun sequence genomic segment:
- the itih5 gene encoding inter-alpha-trypsin inhibitor heavy chain H5, with protein sequence MLLLLLVLLLSCSPGFRLQEDPDPDWGDFDLDLEPRRVPRQVKTNLLKENKPHIQELSIKTSVISRYAFTAVFCSMLNRHSAAAEAVFQIQIPAAAYVSNFTMIIGGRVYQSEVRPKEKAAKPRNGRARNRESSDTSSEPELFRTTVSIPGRNRAVFLLMYEELLQRRLGSYELVTSLRPLQLVSRLSLDVTIVDQAPIVDLEVLPLRGEKITAKSEVPITTAVTNENNVWKVTFSPNIVQQAKISTSGVLGDFVIRYDVQRDTGIGDIQVLNGHFVHYFAPKDLPVVPKNVVFVIDSSASMLGKKMRQTKDALFTILRDLRPADHFNFISFSNRVKVWQPDGLVPATPLNIRDAKKFIYTLIPNGGTNIDGAIQTGSALLRDYLSDPDTGPNSVSLIIFLTDGRPTIGETQSASILGNTRSAVQEKFCIFTIGIGNDVDYRLLELMALENCGMTRRISEEADASAMLKGFYSEIGTPLLSDIRINYTQNSVGYVTQSLFTNYFNGSEIVVAGKLTDRSAESLHVQVTASNNDRLITMETDVPLRRLQAETEKHVKAATAAVGSGVTQGWGSSLGSVAADFVQRVWGFLSVKEGLRARLRSRSGREREEQTQQATNLSLTFRFLTPLTHMVLDQPHPPTQASVAPPTPGAASPANELPAADDEPPPKPDGNLGGPVSSLSSRTGKAEPVRKSISISKTSADGDPHFVVEFPLSKLTVCFNINGEPGDVLRLVSDHQYSGVTVNGRLVGAPAPPGSHKKQRTYFSSVAVVMDRPHRAYIEVTPTKVILDGRDRIVLPCHATTAVDSDRLSVAVVGGANVTVTVGGNISFVILLHRYKNPSPYQRDHLGFYIGNSAGLSPRCHGLLGQFLHEEVGVAPLPALPAPGDAGVLNPSAFLKVKERSVPVVRKTRRIYDGKQSVDCWFARNNAEKLIDGRYEDYVTAHLFDTGNTNNA encoded by the exons GAGAACAAACCTCACATCCAGGAACTGTCCATCAAGACCAGCGTCATCTCGCGCTACGCCTTCACGGCGGTGTTCTGCTCCATGCTGAACCGACACAGCGCTGCAGCTGAAGCCGtcttccagatccagatcccGGCTGCGGCATACGTCTCCAACTTCACCAT GATTATCGGAGGGCGTGTCTACCAGAGCGAAGTCAGGCCGAAGGAAAAGGCGGCCAAACCGAGGAACGGCAGAGCCAGGAACCGAGAGTCGAGTGACACAAG CTCGGAGCCGGAGCTGTTCCGGACCACGGTTAGCATACCGGGCCGGAACCGGGCCGTCTTCCTGCTGATGTACGAGGAGCTTCTGCAGCGGCGGCTGGGAAGCTACGAGCTGGTCACCAGCCTCAGGCCTCTGCAGCTGGTCAGCCGCCTCAGCCTGGACGTCACCATCGTGGACCAGGCGCCCATCGTGGACCTGGAGGTTCTGCCGCTCCGCGGCGAAAAGATCACAG CCAAGTCCGAGGTTCCCATCACGACTGCAGTCACCAACGAAAACAACGTCTGGAAGGTCACCTTCAGCCCCAACATCGTCCAGCAGGCCAAGATCTCCACCAGCGGCGTCCTGGGAGACTTCGTGATCCGGTACGACGTCCAGCGGGACACGGGGATCGGAGACATCCAG GTTTTGAACGGACACTTCGTCCACTACTTCGCTCCCAAAGATCTGCCGGTTGTTCCCAAGAACGTCGTGTTTGTGATCGACAGCAGCGCCTCCATGCTGGGGAAGAAGATGaggcag acaaaagatGCTCTGTTCACCATCCTGAGGGACCTGAGACCTGCTGACCACTTCAACTTCATCAGCTTCTCCAACAGGGTCAAGGTTTGGCAGCCGGACGGTTTGGTGCCGGCGACGCCGCTGAACATCCGAGACGCCAAGAAGTTCATCTACACGCTGATTCCCAACGGCG GCACAAACATCGACGGAGCCATCCAGACCGGATCTGCTCTGCTTCGGGATTACCTGTCGGACCCCGACACCGGGCCCAACAGCGTCTCCCTCATCATCTTTCTGACGGACGGCCGGCCTACGATCGGAGAGACTCAGTCCGCCTCCATCTTGGGAAACACTCGCTCCGCCGTGCAGGAAAAGTTCTGCATCTTCACCATCGGGATCGGGAACGATGTGGACTACCGGCTGCTGGAGCTCATGGCTCTGGAGAACTGCGGGATGACGAGACGCATCAGCGAGGAAGCCGACGCCAGCGCTATGCTCAAAGG GTTCTACAGTGAGATCGGAACGCCGCTTCTGTCCGACATCCGGATCAACTACACCCAGAACTCGGTCGGCTACGTCACCCAGAGCCTCTTCACCAACTACTTCAACGGCTCGGAGATCGTGGTGGCCGGGAAGCTGACCGACCGCAGCGCCGAGTCGCTCCACGTCCAGGTCACCGCCAGCAACAACGACCGGCTCATCACCATGGAGACGGACGTGCCGCTGCGCCGCCTGCAGGCGGAGACGGAGAAACACGTGAAGGCGGCCACTGCGGCGGTGGGGTCAGGGGTCACGCAGGGGTGGGGGAGCTCCCTGGGTTCAGTGGCTGCAGACTTCGTGCAGCGTGTTTGGGGTTTCCTCAGCGTGAAGGAGGGGCTGCGGGCGCGGCTGCGCAGCCGCTCCGGCAGGGAGAGGGAGGAGCAAACCCAGCAGGCCACCAACCTGTCCCTCACCTTCCGCTTCCTCACCCCGCTCACCCACATGGTGCTGGACCAGCCCCACCCCCCGACCCAGGCCTCCGTGGCCCCGCCCACACCTGGTGCCGCCTCACCGGCCAATGAGCTGCCAGCTGCAGACGACGAGCCGCCACCGAAGCCAGACGGGAACCTGGGCGGCCCGGTTTCCTCTCTGAGCAGCCGGACGG gaaaAGCTGAGCCGGTCAGGAAATCCATCAGCATCTCCAAAACCTCAG CGGACGGCGACCCTCACTTCGTGGTGGAGTTCCCTCTCAGCAAGCTAACGGTTTGCTTCAACATCAACGGGGAGCCTGGAGACGTCCTGCGTCTGGTTTCTGACCACCAGTACTCTG GTGTGACGGTGAACGGCCGGCTGGTCGGCGCTCCGGCGCCCCCTGGCAGCCATAAGAAGCAGCGGACGTACTTCAGCAGCGTCGCCGTGGTGATGGATCGGCCGCACCGGGCCTACATCGAAGTGACCCCCACAAAGGTCATCCTGGATGGGCGGGACCGCATCGTCCTGCCCTGCCACGCCACCACAGCCGTGGACAGTGACCGGCTGTCCGTCGCCGTGGTGGGCGGGGCCAATGTGACGGTGACAGTGGGAGGAAACATCAGCTTCGTCATCCTGCTGCACCGGTACAAAAACCCCAGTCCCTACCAGAGAGACCACCTGGGGTTCTACATCGGCAACAGCGCCGGGCTTTCACCGCGCTGCCACGGCCTGCTGG GTCAGTTCCTGCATGAGGAAGTGGGCGTGGCGCCGCTTCCCGCGCTTCCCGCGCCGGGAGATGCGGGAGTCTTGAATCCGTCCGCTTTCCTGAAGGTGAAGGAGCGGTCGGTACCGGTGGTTCGGAAGACCAGGCGGATCTACGACGGGAAGCAGAGCGTGGACTGCTGGTTTGCTCGGAACAACGCAGAGAAGCTGATCGACGGCCGGTACGAGGATTACGTCACGGCTCACCTGTTCGACACCGGAAACACCAACAACGCATGA
- the tmem110l gene encoding transmembrane protein 110, like isoform X1 — MTIMERFGFGGVVLVKRVLDLGPVVVANMSDINKAGPHGCDNGALTDRFGVLIQALLAVVAFSTLMLKRFREPAGVRRPWRIWSGHFLLLLSGQKTEDGFTFLRCFVFSRFFDTSKQAIGALFIHFANVFLSTLTKEDPCSLYLMNFLLDATLGMLVIWAAVKLVSRLVEIKQWSLLSFGEYGDPPQAAAWLGQGGVYLLIMVLEKGVISLVLLVPGWSRLQEVLLSYIANPQLELALVMLIMPFIVNAIMFWVVDSLTMRKYKTLTGLEPSGDSKQNEALPAGGSSEEAQVLLAESDSGEEEEEDEEQRVHVQYSGGPLRPSWVVV, encoded by the exons ATGACAATAATGGAGCGGTTCGGGTTCGGCGGGGTCGTTCTGGTAAAGCGGGTTTTGGACCTCGGTCCGGTCGTGGTGGCCAACATGTCCGACATTAACAAGGCCGGACCGCACGGCTGCGATAACGGAGCTCTGACGGACCGGTTCGGGGTTCTGATCCAGGCTCTGCTGGCCGTCGTGGCCTTCAGCACGCTGATGT TGAAGCGTTTCCGGGAGCCAGCAGGCGTCCGGCGGCCCTGGAGGATCTGGTCAggccacttcctgcttttactGTCCGGACAGAAGACGGAGGAcggttttacatttttaaggtgttttgtcttttccaggtTCTTCGACACGTCCAAGCAGGCCATCGGAGCGCTCTTCATCCACTTCGCCAACGTCTTCCTGTCCACGCTCACCAAGGAGGACCCCTGCTCTCT GTACCTGATGAACTTCCTGCTGGATGCGACGCTGGGAATGCTGGTGATCTGGGCGGCTGTGAAACTGGTTTCCAGACTGGTGGAGATCAAGCAGTGGAGTCTGCTTTCCTTTGGAGAATACG GTGACCCTCCGCAGGCGGCGGCGTGGCTGGGTCAGGGCGGCGTCTACCTGCTCATCATGGTTCTGGAGAAAGGCGTGATCAGCCTGGTTCTGCTCGTCCCCGGATGGTCCAGA CTGCAGGAGGTGCTGCTGAGCTACATCGCTAACCCTCAGCTGGAGCTGGCGCTGGTCATGCTCATCATGCCGTTCATCGTTAAT gccaTCATGTTCTGGGTGGTCGACAGCCTGACCATGAGGAAGTACAAGACCCTGACGGGGCTGGAGCCCAGCGGAGACTCCAAGCAGAACGAGGctctgccagcagggggcagcagcgAGGAGGCCCAG GTCCTGCTGGCTGAGAGCGACTCcggcgaggaagaggaggaggatgaagagcagcGGGTCCATGTTCAGTACTCAGGCGGGCCGCTGAGACCCAGCTGGGTGGTGGTGTAG
- the tmem110l gene encoding transmembrane protein 110, like isoform X2, with translation MTIMERFGFGGVVLVKRVLDLGPVVVANMSDINKAGPHGCDNGALTDRFGVLIQALLAVVAFSTLMLKRFREPAGVRRPWRIWFFDTSKQAIGALFIHFANVFLSTLTKEDPCSLYLMNFLLDATLGMLVIWAAVKLVSRLVEIKQWSLLSFGEYGDPPQAAAWLGQGGVYLLIMVLEKGVISLVLLVPGWSRLQEVLLSYIANPQLELALVMLIMPFIVNAIMFWVVDSLTMRKYKTLTGLEPSGDSKQNEALPAGGSSEEAQVLLAESDSGEEEEEDEEQRVHVQYSGGPLRPSWVVV, from the exons ATGACAATAATGGAGCGGTTCGGGTTCGGCGGGGTCGTTCTGGTAAAGCGGGTTTTGGACCTCGGTCCGGTCGTGGTGGCCAACATGTCCGACATTAACAAGGCCGGACCGCACGGCTGCGATAACGGAGCTCTGACGGACCGGTTCGGGGTTCTGATCCAGGCTCTGCTGGCCGTCGTGGCCTTCAGCACGCTGATGT TGAAGCGTTTCCGGGAGCCAGCAGGCGTCCGGCGGCCCTGGAGGATCTG gtTCTTCGACACGTCCAAGCAGGCCATCGGAGCGCTCTTCATCCACTTCGCCAACGTCTTCCTGTCCACGCTCACCAAGGAGGACCCCTGCTCTCT GTACCTGATGAACTTCCTGCTGGATGCGACGCTGGGAATGCTGGTGATCTGGGCGGCTGTGAAACTGGTTTCCAGACTGGTGGAGATCAAGCAGTGGAGTCTGCTTTCCTTTGGAGAATACG GTGACCCTCCGCAGGCGGCGGCGTGGCTGGGTCAGGGCGGCGTCTACCTGCTCATCATGGTTCTGGAGAAAGGCGTGATCAGCCTGGTTCTGCTCGTCCCCGGATGGTCCAGA CTGCAGGAGGTGCTGCTGAGCTACATCGCTAACCCTCAGCTGGAGCTGGCGCTGGTCATGCTCATCATGCCGTTCATCGTTAAT gccaTCATGTTCTGGGTGGTCGACAGCCTGACCATGAGGAAGTACAAGACCCTGACGGGGCTGGAGCCCAGCGGAGACTCCAAGCAGAACGAGGctctgccagcagggggcagcagcgAGGAGGCCCAG GTCCTGCTGGCTGAGAGCGACTCcggcgaggaagaggaggaggatgaagagcagcGGGTCCATGTTCAGTACTCAGGCGGGCCGCTGAGACCCAGCTGGGTGGTGGTGTAG